One window of Vitis riparia cultivar Riparia Gloire de Montpellier isolate 1030 chromosome 5, EGFV_Vit.rip_1.0, whole genome shotgun sequence genomic DNA carries:
- the LOC117914628 gene encoding 60S ribosomal protein L5, with amino-acid sequence MAFVRAQKSKAYFKRYQVKFKRRREGKTDYRARVRLINQDKNKYNTPKYRFVVRFTNKDIIAQITSASIAGDIVLASAYSHELPHYGLEVGLTNYAAAYCTGLLLARRVLKMLEMDGEYEGNVEATGEDYSVEPTDSRRPFRALLDVGLLRTTTGNRVFGALKGALDGGLDIPHSDKRFAGFSKDSKHLDAEVHRKYIYGGHVSAYMGTLMEDEPEKYQSHFSEYIKKGVEPDDIEEMYKKVHAAIRANPIQKKVDKQPPKEHKRYNLKKLTYEERKAKLIERLNALNSAAADDDDEDDE; translated from the exons ATG GCCTTTGTCAGAGCTCAAAAGAGCAAGGCTTACTTCAAGAGGTACCAAGTTAAATTCAAGAGAAGGAGAG AGGGAAAGACTGACTACAGGGCTAGGGTTCGCCTGATTAATCAAGACAAGAACAAGTATAACACTCCGAAATATCGCTTTGTTGTGCGATTT ACTAACAAGGATATTATTGCCCAAATAACATCTGCTAGCATTGCTGGTGATATAGTCCTTGCTTCTGCATATTCTCATGAGCTACCTCACTATGGACTTGAAGTTGGTCTGACCAACTATGCTGCAG CTTACTGCACTGGGCTTCTCTTGGCTCGCCGTGTCTTGAAAATGCTTGAGATGGATGGTGAATATGAAGGCAATGTGGAG GCAACTGGTGAGGATTACTCTGTTGAACCCACAGATAGCAGGAGGCCATTCCGTGCCCTTCTTGATGTTGGACTTTTGAGAACAACAACTGGGAACCGTGTTTTTGGTGCTCTGAAG GGAGCACTGGATGGTGGCTTGGACATTCCTCACAGTGACAAGAGATTTGCTGGATTCTCAAAGGATAGCAAGCACCTTGATGCTGAGGTTCACCGAAAGTATATTTATGGTGGCCATGTTAGTGCATATATGGGG ACTTTGATGGAAGATGAGCCAGAGAAGTACCAATCTCACTTCAGTGAATATATTAAGAAGGGAGTTGAGCCAGATGACATTGAGGAGATGTACAAGAAGGTTCATGCTGCCATCCGTGCAAACCCCATTCAAAAGAAGGTTGACAAGCAGCCACCGAAAGAGCACAAGAG GTACAATTTGAAGAAGCTGACCTACGAGGAAAGGAAAGCTAAGTTGATTGAACGATTGAATGCTCTCAACTCAGCAGctgctgatgatgatgatgaggatgatgaatGA
- the LOC117914629 gene encoding uncharacterized protein LOC117914629, which yields MAHSLTTPAPFAATLVSTESKKKPHLQTLGFQRVWVSHHQSSAQALDDRLIHRRNISLGLLGAVLGLSSGNQSARAARRPPPPPPQEKQDPNLSGVQAKVLASKKRKEAMKETVAKLREQGKAINQPSE from the exons ATGGCTCATTCACTAACCACCCCTGCACCATTTGCTGCAACACTCGTCTCAACAGAATCTAAGAAGAAACCCCATCTTCAAACTCTAGGGTTTCAGAGAGTGTGGGTTTCCCATCATCAAAGTTCTGCTCAAGCCCTAGATGATCGGCTCATCCACCGCAG GAACATTAGCTTGGGCTTGCTTGGAGCGGTGCTAGGGTTGAGTTCTGGTAACCAGAGCGCAAGAGCGGCCAGAAGGCCTCCACCACCACCGCCTCAGGAGAAGCAAGACCCCAACCTAAGTGGCGTTCAGGCGAAAGTTTTGGCTAGCAAGAAGAGGAAGGAAGCCATGAAAGAAACCGTGGCCAAGCTAAGAGAGCAAGGGAAGGCCATCAACCAGCCATCTGAATAG
- the LOC117914391 gene encoding uncharacterized protein LOC117914391 isoform X2, translated as MMPRCSISPSSDVHLFHTFNGIQQLSQTHHFKAWFLDQFGVLHDGKQPYPGAISTLEKLATSGAKMVIISNSSRRSSITIEKMKSLGFDPSLFVGAITSGELTHQYLLRRDDAWFAKLGRSCIHMTWSDRGAISLEGLGLQVVDKVEEAEFILAHGTEALGLPSGAVLPMKLEDLEKILGRCAAKNIPMVVANPDFVTVEARALCVMPDASDCIAVGDSLHHDIKGANVAGIQSAFITGGIHANELGLGSFGEVADSSSVQALASKYDAHPSYVLPAFSW; from the exons ATGATGCCCAGATGCTCCATTTCACCATCCAGTGATGTTCATCTCTTCCACACCTTCAATGGGATTCAACAACTTTCTCAAACTCATCATTTCAAG GCATGGTTCTTAGATCAATTTGGAGTCCTTCATGATGGGAAGCAACCTTATCCTGGTGCAATCTCAACAT TAGAAAAGCTGGCCACCAGTGGTGCCAAGATGGTGATTATCAGTAATTCTTCAAGGCGTTCGTCAATTACcatagaaaaaatgaagagCCTTGGCTTTGATCCTTCTCTTTTCGTAGGAGCAATCACTAGTGGAGAATTAACGCATCAGTACCTACTCAG GAGAGATGATGCTTGGTTTGCAAAATTGGGAAGATCCTGTATTCACATGACCTGGAGTGACCGGGGTGCCATATCTCTTGAG GGCCTTGGCTTGCAAGTTGTGGATAAAGTTGAAGAAGCTGAGTTTATTTTGGCCCATGGCACTGAAGCCTTGGGGCTCCCTTCCGGTGCTGTACTCCCCATGAAACTCGAGgatcttgagaaaatattggggCGTTGTGCAGCCAAAAATATCCCTATGGTGGTAGCAAATCCAGATTTTGTGACTGTTGAAGCTAGAGCTTTGTGTGTCATGCCTG ATGCTTCAGATTGTATTGCTGTGGGTGATTCCCTCCACCACGACATAAAGGGTGCAAATGTAGCTGGGATCCAATCAGCATTCATCACAGGCGGTATCCATGCAAATGAACTTGGGCTTGGCAGTTTTGGAGAAGTTGCAGATTCATCTTCTGTGCAAGCTCTTGCATCCAAATATGATGCACATCCATCATATGTATTACCTGCATTTTCATGGTAG
- the LOC117914391 gene encoding uncharacterized protein LOC117914391 isoform X1, with product MMPRCSISPSSDVHLFHTFNGIQQLSQTHHFKAWFLDQFGVLHDGKQPYPGAISTLEKLATSGAKMVIISNSSRRSSITIEKMKSLGFDPSLFVGAITSGELTHQYLLRRDDAWFAKLGRSCIHMTWSDRGAISLEGLGLQVVDKVEEAEFILAHGTEALGLPSGAVLPMKLEDLEKILGRCAAKNIPMVVANPDFVTVEARALCVMPGALAAKYEKLGGEVKWMGKPDKIIYKSAMAMVGVDASDCIAVGDSLHHDIKGANVAGIQSAFITGGIHANELGLGSFGEVADSSSVQALASKYDAHPSYVLPAFSW from the exons ATGATGCCCAGATGCTCCATTTCACCATCCAGTGATGTTCATCTCTTCCACACCTTCAATGGGATTCAACAACTTTCTCAAACTCATCATTTCAAG GCATGGTTCTTAGATCAATTTGGAGTCCTTCATGATGGGAAGCAACCTTATCCTGGTGCAATCTCAACAT TAGAAAAGCTGGCCACCAGTGGTGCCAAGATGGTGATTATCAGTAATTCTTCAAGGCGTTCGTCAATTACcatagaaaaaatgaagagCCTTGGCTTTGATCCTTCTCTTTTCGTAGGAGCAATCACTAGTGGAGAATTAACGCATCAGTACCTACTCAG GAGAGATGATGCTTGGTTTGCAAAATTGGGAAGATCCTGTATTCACATGACCTGGAGTGACCGGGGTGCCATATCTCTTGAG GGCCTTGGCTTGCAAGTTGTGGATAAAGTTGAAGAAGCTGAGTTTATTTTGGCCCATGGCACTGAAGCCTTGGGGCTCCCTTCCGGTGCTGTACTCCCCATGAAACTCGAGgatcttgagaaaatattggggCGTTGTGCAGCCAAAAATATCCCTATGGTGGTAGCAAATCCAGATTTTGTGACTGTTGAAGCTAGAGCTTTGTGTGTCATGCCTG GTGCGTTGGCagccaaatatgaaaaacttggGGGTGAAGTAAAATGGATGGGAAAGCCTGACAAG ATAATCTATAAATCAGCTATGGCCATGGTTGGTGTAGATGCTTCAGATTGTATTGCTGTGGGTGATTCCCTCCACCACGACATAAAGGGTGCAAATGTAGCTGGGATCCAATCAGCATTCATCACAGGCGGTATCCATGCAAATGAACTTGGGCTTGGCAGTTTTGGAGAAGTTGCAGATTCATCTTCTGTGCAAGCTCTTGCATCCAAATATGATGCACATCCATCATATGTATTACCTGCATTTTCATGGTAG